The Halostagnicola kamekurae sequence CGGCGCGGGATGCTCGACGTCGTCGTAGGAGAGGTTCGCCACGATCGTCCCGTCGGTCGTTTCGGGGATCGAGATCCCGACCGCGAGCGACATCGTGTAGAGGCCGTTGACGATCCGCTCGCCGAACTGGGTCTCCGCGGCGAATTCGGAGTCGAGGTGCAGCGGCTGCTGGTTCATCGTCAGATCGCAAAACCGCTGGTTGTCGCTCTCGGATATCGTCCGACTGCGCTCGTGCTCGATGGTCTCGCCGACCTCGAGGTCCTCGTAGTAGCGCCCGGTCATAACAGAACCGTTGTGGAATACGGTAAAAACGTCTCTGGTGATGAGAACGCTGGACTGCTGGTCGCTTCGACGCCGCTCACTCGACCAGTCCGTCGTCCTCGCCGTTCTGGTGTTGCACCCAGATCGTCTTCTCGTTGACGAACTCCCGAATGCCCTGCTCGGCGAGTTCGCGGCCGTATCCGGACGCCTTGACGCCGCCGAAGGGCAGTCTCGGATCGGACTTGACGAGTTCGTTCACGAACGCCATCCCCGACTCGAAGCGTCTGGCGACGCGTTCGCCTCGAGCGTAGTCTTCGGTCCAGACGCTCGCACCGAGGCCGAACTGGGTGTCGTTCGCCTTCTCGATGGCCGCCTCCTCGTCGGGCACCCGAAACACCGACGCGGCGGGTCCGAACAGCTCCTCCCGGTCGGCCGGCGAGCCCTCGGGAATATCGGTCAGCACCGTCGGCGGATAGAACGCGCCCTCGCGGTCCATGGGTTCCCCGCCGACGTGACACTCCGCGCCCTGCTCGACGGTCTCTTGAACCTGCTCGTCGAGCGTCTCCATGAGATCCTCGCGAGCCTGCGGGCCGACGTCGGTGTCCTCGTCCGTCGGGTCGCCGACGACCTGTTCGTCCATGCGTTCGACGAACGCCTCGAGGAACTCGTCGTAGACGTCCTCGACGACGATGAAGCGTTTCGCGGCGATGCAGGACTGTCCGGAGTTGATGAGCCGCGCCTGCGTTCCCTTCTCGACCGCGAGCTCGAGGTCCGCGTCGTCGAGGACGACGAACGGGTCGCTCCCGCCGAGTTCGAGGACGGTCTTTTTCAGTTCGCTGCCGGCCGTTTCCGCGACCGAACGGCCCGCGCCGCTCGAGCCGGTGAGCGTGACGGCCTCGATTCGGTCGTCGGCGATGACCTCGTCGATTTCCTCGGAGCCGATCAACAGGGACGTGAACGCGCCCTCGGGGCAGCCAGCCTCCCGGAAGACCTCCTCGATGGCTCGAGCGCAGCCGGGAACGTTCGAGGCGTGTTTCAGGATCCCCACGTTGCCGGCGGCGAGGTTCGGCACGGCGAAGCGAAACGCCTGCCAGAACGGGAAGTTCCAGGGCATGATCGCGAGCACCGTCCCGATGGGCTCGTAGCTGACGAGCGTTCGGGCGTCCGACTCGCTCGCGATTCGATCGTCCTGGAGGTGTTCGGCGGCGTGTTCCGCGTAGTAGTCACAGAGCCAGGCGCACTTTTCGACCTCAGCGTGACTCTGTGCGATGGGTTTGCCCATCTCCTCGGTCATCAGTTCCGCGTAGGTCGACTCGTTCTCGCGCAACTGCTCGCCGGCACGCGCCAACATTTCCTGTCGATCCTCGATCGGAACCTCGCGCCACTCGTCGAACACCGCTTCGGCCCGCTCGAGCGCTTCGTCTCGGTCCGCGCTCGAGTCCTCCTCGTACGTCTCGACGGTCTCGCCGGTCGCGGGATTCGTGCTCTCGATTGACATGGGTATCGTGACGACGAGGAGCCTCATAGGTTTCAGGGTGGCGTCGGCCAACGGCCGCGTTCTCAAGCGACGAACCGCCTCTCCGCTCGCAACGGAACGACCGGTCCGCTCGTCGAAACCGACCCGTACTTTCACCTCACTCACCCACGCAGACACCGTATGGCTCGTCGAAGCGTTCTGTTCACACCGGGCGATCAGGCCGACCGACTCCGAAAAGCGCCCCGGTTCGGCGCGGACGTGATCGTCTTCGATCTCGAGGACGCGATCACGCCGTCGAACAAACCGGCGGCGCGAGAGACGGTCGCGACCGTTCTCGGTGACCCCGACTTCGATCCCGACTGCGAAGTGTGCGTGCGCGTCAACCCGAGTTCGACCGCCGTCGCGGCCGATCTCGAGGCGATCTTCGGAGACGATCGCGACGATCCGGCCGTCGATAGTCTCATGCTTCCGAAGGTGGCCTCGAGCGAGGACGTTCGATCGCTCGTCGGTCGTCTCGCCGACCGCGACGCGACGCTGCCGATTTTTTCGCTCGTCGAGAGCGCCGCGGGCGTCCTCGCTGCACCCGAAATCGCGTCGGTCCCCGAAACCACTGCGCTCGTGTTCGGTGCCGAAGACCTCGCCGCCGATATCGGCGCAACGCGGACGACAGAGGGGACGGAAGTGCTCTACGCTCGAGAGCGCGTCGTCCTCGCGGCGGCCGCCGCCGACATCGACGCGGTAGACACCGTCTTCACCGACTTCGAGGACGAGACCGGACTGCGTGAAGAGGCGGCGTTCGCCGCCCAACTGGGCTACGACGGCAAGCTCGCGATCCACCCTGCACAGGTCGCTCCGATCGCGGCGGCGTTCGAACCCACCGGCGAGGAGGTGACGTGGGCGCGCGACGTCCTCGCGGCCAAACGCGACGCGGACGACGACGGCCGCGGCGTCTTCGAGGTCGACGGAGAGATGATCGACGCGCCGTTGATCGCACGCGCCGAACGAATTCTCGACCGAGCGGACGACGACATCGGGCCGAACTGAACGGTCTTCCCATCCTAGGCCATATTTATATGAATTATATATGTTTTAAAACTGACCGTGACAGACATTCGCTACGCTTATCCCCCGGTCGGAAAAATAGCTGTGTATGTCGGAGCAAACCAACCCGTTCGAAAGTTTGCAATCCCAGATCGACGAGGCGAGCCCGTACGTCGACGCCAGTGACGACGTCATCGAGCGCCTCAAACACCCAGAGCGCGTGCTCGAGACGAATCTCACCGTCGAGCTCGACGACGGATCGCTCGAGCGATTCAAAGCGTTTCGCTCGCAGTTCAACGGCGACCGCGGCCCGTACAAAGGCGGCATTCGCTACCACCCGGGCGTTTCCCGTGACGAAGTGAAAGCGCTCTCCGGCTGGATGGTGTACAAGTGTGCAACTGTCGGGATTCCCTACGGCGGCGGGAAAGGCGGCATCATCATCGATCCCGACGAGTACTCGGCAGACGAGATCGAACGGCTCACGCGGGCGTTCGCGAAGGAGCTCCGACCGCTGATCGGCGTCGATCGCGACGTTCCCGCGCCGGACGTAAACACCGGCCAGCGGGAGATGAACTGGATCAAAGACACCTACGAGACCCTCGAGAACACGACCCAGCCCGGCGTCATCACCGGTAAGGCGCTGGACTCGGGCGGCAGCGAGGGCCGCGTCGAGGCGACCGGCCGATCGACCGTCCTCGCCGCGCGCGAAGCCTTCGACTACCTCGGAAAGGACCTCGAGGACGCGACAGTCGCCGTGCAGGGCTACGGCAACGCCGGCTGGATCGCCGCGAAGCTGATCGACGAGATGGGCGCGAAAGTCGTCGCCGCCAGCGACTCGAGCGGCGGCGTCTACAACCCGGACGGGTTCGACCCCGTCGCCGCGAAAGATCACAAACACGAAACCGGTTCGATCTCCGGATTCGAGGGCGCGACCGATGAGATCACGAACGAAGACATCCTCACGCTCGACGTGGATCTGCTGATCCCCGCGGCGCTCGAGAACGCCATCGACGGCGACCTCGCGGAGTCGGTGCAGGCCGACGTCATCTCGGAGGCCGCAAACGGCCCGCTGACGCCCGAAGCGGATCAGGTTATGGCCGACAAGGACGTGCTGGTCATCCCCGACATCCTCGCGAACGCGGGCGGCGTCACCGTCTCGTACTTCGAGTGGGTGCAGAACCGACAGCGCTTCTACTGGTCCGAAGAGCGCGTCAACGAGGAACTCGAGTCGATCATTGTCGTCGCCTTCGACGACCTCGTCGAGAGCTACGAAGAAAACGACCTCGAGTCGTTCCGGACGGCGGCGTACGTCGTCGCCCTCGAGCGGGTCGCCGGCGCGTTCGAAGAAGCCGGAACGTTCCCGTAATTCACCGGAACGCAAGTGTGACGGGGGCTACGGGCGTTATAACGCGTCCCGTCGCCACCGATAGTTTTTTCCTGAAGGCTTGCCATTGACTCAAACCGAATGCTTCGAGAACGGGTGGCGGTCTATCGCGACCGCGTTCGACGCGAACTGACGGCGGCTTTCAGAGCGGATCACACCGCACACGAGGTCGCCATCAGTTTCGCGATCGGGCTCTTCGTGACGTCAATGCCGACCGGCGGGCTCAGCCTCGGGGCACTGGCGGTGCTCGCGTACTGGCAGTCCTGGGCGAGCAAGGCGGCGATGTTCG is a genomic window containing:
- a CDS encoding NAD-dependent succinate-semialdehyde dehydrogenase — protein: MSIESTNPATGETVETYEEDSSADRDEALERAEAVFDEWREVPIEDRQEMLARAGEQLRENESTYAELMTEEMGKPIAQSHAEVEKCAWLCDYYAEHAAEHLQDDRIASESDARTLVSYEPIGTVLAIMPWNFPFWQAFRFAVPNLAAGNVGILKHASNVPGCARAIEEVFREAGCPEGAFTSLLIGSEEIDEVIADDRIEAVTLTGSSGAGRSVAETAGSELKKTVLELGGSDPFVVLDDADLELAVEKGTQARLINSGQSCIAAKRFIVVEDVYDEFLEAFVERMDEQVVGDPTDEDTDVGPQAREDLMETLDEQVQETVEQGAECHVGGEPMDREGAFYPPTVLTDIPEGSPADREELFGPAASVFRVPDEEAAIEKANDTQFGLGASVWTEDYARGERVARRFESGMAFVNELVKSDPRLPFGGVKASGYGRELAEQGIREFVNEKTIWVQHQNGEDDGLVE
- a CDS encoding MaoC family dehydratase, whose translation is MTGRYYEDLEVGETIEHERSRTISESDNQRFCDLTMNQQPLHLDSEFAAETQFGERIVNGLYTMSLAVGISIPETTDGTIVANLSYDDVEHPAPVFHGDTIRAQSTVTEKRETSDGERGVVTMCVEVFNQHDELVCSFDRTVLSRKREHVEDGHSDENE
- a CDS encoding HpcH/HpaI aldolase/citrate lyase family protein, which codes for MARRSVLFTPGDQADRLRKAPRFGADVIVFDLEDAITPSNKPAARETVATVLGDPDFDPDCEVCVRVNPSSTAVAADLEAIFGDDRDDPAVDSLMLPKVASSEDVRSLVGRLADRDATLPIFSLVESAAGVLAAPEIASVPETTALVFGAEDLAADIGATRTTEGTEVLYARERVVLAAAAADIDAVDTVFTDFEDETGLREEAAFAAQLGYDGKLAIHPAQVAPIAAAFEPTGEEVTWARDVLAAKRDADDDGRGVFEVDGEMIDAPLIARAERILDRADDDIGPN
- a CDS encoding Glu/Leu/Phe/Val family dehydrogenase; the encoded protein is MSEQTNPFESLQSQIDEASPYVDASDDVIERLKHPERVLETNLTVELDDGSLERFKAFRSQFNGDRGPYKGGIRYHPGVSRDEVKALSGWMVYKCATVGIPYGGGKGGIIIDPDEYSADEIERLTRAFAKELRPLIGVDRDVPAPDVNTGQREMNWIKDTYETLENTTQPGVITGKALDSGGSEGRVEATGRSTVLAAREAFDYLGKDLEDATVAVQGYGNAGWIAAKLIDEMGAKVVAASDSSGGVYNPDGFDPVAAKDHKHETGSISGFEGATDEITNEDILTLDVDLLIPAALENAIDGDLAESVQADVISEAANGPLTPEADQVMADKDVLVIPDILANAGGVTVSYFEWVQNRQRFYWSEERVNEELESIIVVAFDDLVESYEENDLESFRTAAYVVALERVAGAFEEAGTFP